In a single window of the Sylvia atricapilla isolate bSylAtr1 chromosome 18, bSylAtr1.pri, whole genome shotgun sequence genome:
- the FAM20A gene encoding pseudokinase FAM20A yields the protein MPGPRRDRPAVLLLLGALLAADLYFHLWPRARRELGRLSPGCPCPAPPAALPRAAPALRRLFAHPLYRGSGPGPAEPLLGAREALRYYRRKAARWNRRHKLYREELNLTSPAAPLPLRPEASWLQFHLGISRDGLYPRSSPAVSRLLRDMRELATVSADYSQDEKALLGACDCSQIVKPSGVHLKLVLRFQDFGKAMFKPMRQRREEETPEDFFYFVDFQRHNAEIAAFHLDRILDFRRVPPTVGRLINVTKDILEVTKNEVLQSVFFVSPASNVCFFAKCPYMCKTEYAVCGNPHLLEGSLSAFLPSLNLAPRLSIPNPWIRSYSFDGKEEWEVNPLYCNTVREIYPYSNSNRLLNIVDMAIFDFLIGNMDRHHYEMFTKFGDDGFLLHLDNARGFGRHSHDEISILAPLSQCCIIKRTTLLRLRLLAEPEYRLSDVMRESLLQDPLAPVLTEPHLLALDRRLQLILDAVGKCIDTFGEATVVANDTAQPQSAQHRAKAGT from the exons ATGCCGGGACCGCGTCGGGACCGCCCTGCCGTGCTTCTGCTGCTCGGAGCTCTGCTAGCCGCCGATCTCTACTTCCACCTCTGGCCTCGGGCTCGCCGGGAGCTGGGCAGGCTGTCACCGGGCTGCCCGtgccccgcgccccccgccgcgctcccccgggccgcccccgcGCTGCGCCGCCTCTTCGCCCACCCGCTGTACCGAGGCtccgggccgggccccgccgagCCGCTGCTGGGCGCCCGCGAAGCGCTGCGCTACTACCGGCGGAAGGCGGCTCGATGGAACAG GAGACACAAACTCTACCGGGAGGAGCTGAACCTGACCTCGCCGGCGGCGCCGCTGCCGCTGCGGCCCGAGGCCAGCTGGCTTCAGTTCCACCTGGGCATCAGCCGGGACGGGCTCTAcccccgctccagccccgccgTCAGCCGCCTGCTCCGCGACATGCGGGAACTGGCCACCGTCAGCGCCG ACTACAGCCAGGATGAGAAGGCGCTGCTGGGAGCTTGTGACTGCAGCCAGA TCGTGAAGCCCAGCGGCGTGCACCTGAAGCTGGTCCTCAGGTTCCAGGATTTTGGCAAAGCCATGTTCAAGCCCATGAG GCAGAGACGTGAGGAGGAGACTCCTGAGGACTTTTTCTACTTCGTGGATTTCCAGCGGCACAACGCGGAGATCGCCGCCTTCCACCTGGACAG GATCCTGGATTTCCGGAGGGTGCCACCCACCGTGGGGAGGTTGATCAATGTCACCAAGGACATCCTGGAGGTCACCAAGAACGAGGTCCTGCAGAGTGTCTTCTTCGTGTCGCCAG ccagcaacGTTTGCTTCTTCGCCAAGTGCCCGTACATGTGCAAGACAGAGTACGCTGTGTGTGGGAACCCTCACCTCCTGGAAGGGtccctctctgccttcctgccttccctcaACCTGGCCCCACGGCTCTCCATCCCCAACCCGTGGATCCGCTCCTACTCCTTCGATGGAAAAGAGGA GTGGGAAGTGAATCCACTCTACTGCAACACAGTGAGGGAGATCTACCCCTACAGCAACAGCAACCGGCTGCTCAACATCGTGGACATGGCCATATTTGACTTCCTAATAG GGAACATGGACAGGCACCACTACGAGATGTTCACCAAGTTTGGGGACGATGGCTTCCTCCTGCACCTGGACAACGCCAGAGG GTTTGGGCGCCACTCCCACGATGAAATCTCCAtcctggctcctctctcccagtgCTGCAT AATAAAGAGAACGACGTTGCTGCGGCTGCGGCTCTTGGCGGAGCCCGAGTACCGGCTCAGTGATGTGATGAGGGAATCCCTCCTGCAGGACCCCCTGGCCCCTGTGCTCACTGAGCCCCACCTCCTGGCCCTGGACAGGCGGCTGCAGCTCATCCTGGATGCTGTGGGGAAGTGCATTGACACCTTTGGGGAAGCCACGGTGGTGGCCAACGACacggcacagccccagagcgcacagcacagagccaaggcGGGCACCTAA